aaatacaaaaattagccgggagtggtggtgggtgcctgtagtcccagctacttgggaggctgaggcagaagaatcccttaagcccaggaggcagaggctgcagtgagccaagatcgcaccactgcactccagcctgggtgacaagagcaaaattccatctcaaaaacaaacaaattggaCTTGGTCTAAATGATCACCAGTTCAGAATTGTGTTGACCATGAAAGCAAGCCGTTTAATTAAACTATTTGCTAATTGGTCTGAACACCAAGAATCAGAAATCTCAGCAGGTCTGAGGTTCTTTTGGGTCCACTAACACCTGCTAGTCCTTCCCATGGCTGGAAaggtttgaaaagataaaaattactgAAACTCTAAGGGAGGCAACTCTGGAAAAAATGAATGTAGGAACAGACATAAACATAACCAACAAAGAAGTTTAAATCAATGGTACACTTGTGAGATGTTGTTAATCTAAGTGTATTGCTCAGTGCCCCCATGCTCATTCCATTGAAACCAAGCTCACCTCTCTTGGTAGTTTCACTAGCATGCCAGGCACACTATTCCTCTTGCCAGGAATGCTCTTTGCCAGATAGCCCCATGGCTTCGTCACTCAGTCAAATGATTCAAATGTCCCTTCCTCTGGGAGGCCTTCCCTAGCTACATTTCAAATCCCTCATCTATGCTCCCAACTGCCCTTCCCTGCACAAAACTGtaaatcaagcttgtccaacccgcaaCCAGTGGGCCACATGTGGTCCAGGACGgttttgaatgcagcccaacacaaattcataaactttcttaaaacattatgtgattttttttgcaacttttttttttcttttagctcatcagctatcattagcattagtgtattttatgtatggcccAAGACAAATCTCCCAGTGTGGCCTACggaaaccaaaagattggacactcctgCCTTAAACTCAACTGGAGCCCACACTTTATCTCCCCATCACCCCCAACACAGATCTGCTTCAATAACCACTTTAATTTGCTTCCAGCATACcctttcaaattatttcaacaaACACAAAGCCAGGTACAgcggtgcgcctgtagtcccagttacttggcaggctgaagcaaggggactgcttgagcccaggagtttgaggatgtaGTATGCTATGATCGCAGCTGTAAAcagtcactgcattccagcctgggcaacacagcgagacaccatctcttaaaaacaaaaacacagtgtGTCTACTATATGCTTGTACTACTCTAGTCACCTGGGTATAAGGGAATAAACCAAAGCTCCCCCTTTGTAAAACTTACATTCTAATTGGAGGAGACaacatgagaaagaaagaaattacataGTAAATATTAGGGGGTGATAAGTGTTAGtagaaaaaaagtagaaggaGGGGAATCAAGCATGCCAGGGGCTGTAATTTGAAAGTTAGGTTACAGAGGGCCTCgttgaggaagtgacatttaagcaagatgagtgagtgaggagaaaggaagccaTGTGGGTACTGGGGAAAAGAGCAgtgcaggcagagagaacagctaCGGCAATATCCCTGTGGTGGGATCATTCTTAGGGTGTTGAAAGAAGCATGTGAAGGTGAGTGTGGCAGGAACACAGTGAATGAATAGTAAAATTAGCAGGAAGTGAAATCATAGGTAACTAGTTTTCTTGTTACCAATTCTAACAGGCTGAGACCTCATGGATCTGGTCATAATTGTATTTATGTACAACAGTATAGTTCTTCTAGATTGTAAGCCTTCAAGGAACtcttctgtcttgttcactgctgcattCCCACTGCTAAGCACAGTGCCTGCCATACAGAagatgcccaataaatgtttgcGTGAATGAACAATACAAATATCATTttttgagtgcttattatgtgctACACATGGGCTTTGCAACCCCATTTCTTCAGCCCCAGCTCTGAAGTGGAGGGGAGATGAGTCCTTAAGTATCATTCCAGGCAGCCATGGGTAAAGGGAGAAGAGTGTTGGAAATGGTGGTGTTTTTACACACTATCCTCATGGAATGGACTTACTCTGTGAGGAGAGAGCTCTTACGATCAATGAACTTGAGAGCTTCTGCCAATGTCAACTCCAGGAAAAAACCATATCCCAGGGCCACATAGATGCGTGAAGTATCTGGGCTGAGGAAAGAGAGGTTAGAGGAAGTGGGGAGAAGTCCTTATCACTGTTTAGCATAGTTTATGTTTTGCTCCCCACCCTTCCCCAAATTGAGGCTCTGGGAAGGCAGGGATTTTGTCCTATTTTATTCACTGTCACATCCCCAGCACCTAGCTTATATCCTACTGGAATATAAAATCTCgcatagtgcctggtacatagaagatactcaaaaaaatatatgttgCATGAGGGAAGGGGTAAGCTGAACCCTGTGGGCTCAGAGGGGCGGGTAGACACTCACACCACTGTGTCAACGAAGAAGTTACAGCCCAAATCCACCTGCATATATAACTCCGAGTGCTTAGCTTCCTGTGGGGCCAGGGAAAAAGAGGTAGGGGTCAGTGGTGAACTCTTAGGTCAGGTGACAGATTTGGGTCTGGAGTCTCTCTTCCCATTTCCCTCCCTTGCCCACACATACCAAAAAAATGGTACCCAATCCCATAGTCTTTACCTGGAGTCGCTCAATGACATTTCTTAGTTGAAGGTATTTGGCCAGCTGCTCATATACCTTGTCTCGATGGTCCAGCACCTTTCTGATGGGACGAAAGTACAATGGTGACCAATAGGCAGCCCCATTCCTCCTAGTATACCTCATATCATGACCCTCTGAGACTCTCATGTCACCATACACTGAAAAGGCTTTTTAGTGCATAAGTTAATTTTGGGCTCTgggtcagactgcctgggtttggatTTGGGCTCTATCCTTTACAGATAGTGACTTTGGCAAGTAAATAACCTGTttgggactcagtttccccatttataaAATACAGATGACAGTATTACCTTGTAGAGTCATTAGGATTAAATAAGCATTTACTACGAAGCATCTAGAATAATGCCTACCAAATGGTAAACTCTATATacgtgttagctattattactattattacactCCCAATACTGAACTCCAATCATAATGTCCCATCCTCACCCTAGAAAAATCCTCCATCTCTTTTAGGACGCTCATAGTCCTAGTTCTGAACACCTTATTTCCTGCTTAGATTAACAAAGATTGCAATAATATTTCTTCACACTCACTGAACCTCTACTATGTTTCAGGCATCCATGCTAAATTCTTTACAAAGATGGGACACATAAAGAACTCCAAACCACTACATGGGGAAGGTTCCAGAAAactccccatttcacagaagagtaGTTTATAGGGCACAGAAAGGCGAGGTAGGACGTATTCACAAGGCTGAAGAATGTCCGAGCCAGGATTCGAACCCGAGAACTGTGGCTCCAGAAAACAAGCCTTAATCCGTTAAACATTGGAGGCCGCGCATGCGCTGACACGCCCCCTGCGATGAACGCCACGTCCCAGCCAAACTGCACCTCGGATGTTGTCCCCACTTCTCGCTCCAAGGAGCGCGGGGCCGGACTCTGAACGCCTCGCCCGCCAATCCAAAGGGTTGGCCCTAACTTTGAACGCCCCACCCACCACGTGGAATGTTCCAAACGCCCCGCCCCCCGCACTGTCACTCACCGCAAGTCCCGCTGCAGCACGTCACTGATGAATGTCTCGTAGCGCAGCACTTTCTCCCCCGTGGCCTCCACCGCCCGCCGCTTAGGGGGCGTCGCCATGATGGGCtcctggggagtggggagggggaagacCATGTTGACCGCTCCAGTTTGGCCTCACACACAGTTCATCTCTACCCTCTCAACGCTGGGAATCGGCTTGTCCGGCTCAAGCTGAAGGTTCAGCCTTCCGCCCCTCCCAACTCGGGGACCCGGCCACCCAGGGACACCCAAGCGCGGCCTTTACCTCAGGGCCGCCAGCAATAAGAACGGTTGGTAGGAACCGCGGCTTCCGGGTGGCGCGGGTGAATGACGTAAGTGGCAAGCGCGCTGGCCAACCAAATAGCCAGTTGGGGAGGGGCGGGCCTGAGTGGAAGAAGACGGGCCATAGGGGAGAAGAGAAGGGCGGGGCTTCACGGAATCCGAGGAGATCAAAGAAGACTAGGGCGTGGGAGCAGGGGCCGTCTGGCAATAAACCGGCCAATGGGGGACTGCAAAAGCGGCTCCTGGAGCCTATGGAGACCGTGCGTGGCTGGTGGGGGTGGGATTTAACGGGATTTGGCGGGTTCTAAGGTAGGCGTGACGCACAGGTGGAGGTAGAGAGAGGAAGTGAAgagtttaatatttaaaaggaCCTAAAAATTGACTATGGTTCTGGTCTATAAGGAAGATCCTGTGTGATATGTCCGCCTGGATATTGATTTTTCACACGGGAGGTTTGGGTTTCACTCCTGGCAATGGGACTGAGTATAAGCATTTAAAAGGTTTTAAACagagacattttctaaaattcatctTTGATAACTCCAGCTCTGCACCCGCAACCCATAAGTGAGGCTCAAGTGGAAATTGACAATGCTCTATGTCTAATCACCTCGTTTGATAGTAAAATGGAGAGGGTGGCTGAAGTCCTCTGCCGAAGATTGGCCATCTTGTAGTTAGGCATAGTTcccatgtttttatttaaatggtaAGGTTTTTGTGAATTTATTCTTATGCACTAGAGTGACTGAGTGAATTTATTTTTCAGGTTAGATTTTCAAACAAGAACTTATAACCCAGCAAGAATGGGCCTTTGCCTGGAGAAGAATCCAGACCGTGGGATGAATCCCCAAATGCTATTTTCATCTGTAGAGCCTAGAGCACCCACCCCTACCAAGGAAGTCTTCCCAGATAATTTGTGTTTCATATGtaaaagcaagtttttttttttttcaaatgctcaaAACCCAAGCAAGTTAagcccttcctgccttccttctttccttccttccttccttccttttctttgtttctttctctttctttctttttctttctttttctctctctctctgtctttctttttcttttttagacagggtctttgtcctctaggctggagtgcagtggtatgatcatgactcattgcagcctcaacctcccaggctcaagtgatcctcccgcctcagcctccagagtagctgggactactggcatacaccaccacgcccatctaatttttaaaaaaatttttgtagagacagagtctcactatgttgcccaggctggtctcaaactcctaggcttaagtgatttgcccggcctcccaaaattataggcatgagccagcacacctggccaaGTTAAGCTTTTCTTTGCCCTTAGAACAAGATAattgtaaaatgaaaacattgagATTAGTTTTTTTTGTCTGTAAATCTCATGTTACATATAGTTTAAGTTACATTGAGTGTGATTGGAATAGATATTAGGTAGAAAAATATTATCTAGTTAATCTATACCACTTTCctgtgaaaagagagaaaagaagacacatatttatttaacagAGAACACAGTTCTGATGGGCTGGAGATGAGTCTGTGTAAGTCTATTAACTTACATTtcacaaaaaagaattttttacttaaaaatatatttccaactTTACATTTCAAACCTATAGAAAAGTTGACAGTGAACACTCATATACCCTGCACTTAAGTTCGCcagttgttttattttgaatttttaaaatttttttagaggcGGGGTCTTACTGtcttgcctaggctagagtgcagtggtgtgatctcggttcactgcaatctgccaccgggctcaagcgatcctcccgcctaagcctcctgaatagctgggactacaggcataagccaccatgcccagctaattttttgtagaaatggggtttcaccatgttgcccaggctggtctcgaacacctgagctcaatcagttcgcccaactcggcctcccagggtgctgggattacaggcgtgagccatcatgcccggcctggaTTCACTTGTTTAATATTTGATcacatttgctttctttccaGACCATAGGATAATTGTTGacatggctgcatagcattccattctttGGATGGCCTCAGATTTTTGAGCCACTCCTCTTGTCACTGGATATTTGAATGTGTTCAGATATTGTCATTGTTATAACCAGGATGGGATAACAGTCTTTGCTGTCAAATTTTTGTGCGGAGCCATGATTATTTCCTtgtgataaattcctagaagtagaatttatagattttttttgagacagaatctcactttgttgccaaggctggagtgtagtggcgtgatctctgctcatggcaacctccacctcctgggttcaagtgattcttctgcttcagcctctggagtagctaggactacgcgCACACACTACTATgctgcctagctaatttttgtatttttaatagacacagggtttcaccatgttggccaggctggtctcgaactcgtggcctcaagtgatctgcccacctcagcctcccagagcgctgggattacatgcatgagccacctcacccggccgaATTTATGGATTTAAGGGAGGTCACTGCATTGTAAATCAAGTGTTGAGTGACAGTGGTATGCACAACAGTGAACCTCCTCATCTAAGCTCTAtatcaggggtcagcaaattaTGGCCCCTGGTTTGCTGACCCTTTACAGTTTCCTATAGCCTGCAAACTAGGAATACCATTTACATCTTTAAAGGGcttgagaaaagtaaaaataatattttgtgacacatcaaaattatatgaaatttgcattttaatgtcCATTTTCTTGGAACACAAGTCTCACTCAtgcatttacatattgtctgttaCGGCTTTCACGCtaaaatggcagagttgagtagttgccaAAGAGACCACATGGTATGGACATCCTaaagtatttactatctggccttttacagaaaaggtttgccAACTCCTGCTCTGTACAATGTCTGTCACCAATACAGAGGTTGGGGCTCTAACCAGGTGGGTCTCCCTGGCTTCCACTGGCAACCTCTTAACCTGGCTTATGGGTGCACATTTTCAGGCTGGTGCTTCTGGGGGATATGAGAGACACAGCCTGTTTCCAGCTCCAAGATGTGAGATGGACTGTGTCTCTTATGTCTGCATTTgcatctcctctcctttccatccaaCTTCCTGCCCCCAGCTCTGACTCATAGGTCTCTGTCTTTGCCTTTTCCCAAGAAGAGCAAGAAATGACTAAGGCCCAGGGGAGGctgcatttccctgatagctAATGATGTAGAACATCTTgccatgtgcttatttgtcatctacATGTCCTTTATGGTGAAATGTCTCTTCACATTCTTTGCTCATTTACTAAAtggattgctttaaaaaaaaaaaacttgaattttgagagttccttacatattctaGGTAtgagttctttgtcagatatgtggtttacaaatatttcctcccaggcTGTAGTTTGTCTTTTTGTCCTCTTAACAAGGTCTTTGTTAGAGCAAACACGTTTAATTTTGAAGTCTAgtttattgatttaaaaagagtttttggatcatgcttttgttgttgtgtctaaGAACTCTTCACAAGCCCTAGCTCCCAGAGACGTtctcctgtattttatttttaaagttttttaattttatgtttgacaTTTAAATCTgtgatctgtttttaaaaaacagctttattgagatgtaattcacatacaatAAAACCCACACATTTGAAGTATACAGTTAagcagtttttaatatattcacagagttgtacgaacatcaccacaatctaactttattttttaataatttttttttttttgagacagggtctcacactgtcacccaggctggagtgcagtggtaggatcttggctcactacggcctcaacctctcaaacgcaagcgatcctccctgcctcaccccctcaagtagctgagactataggcatgtgccaccacgctggctaagttttgtattttttgtagagatggggttccactgtgttacccaggcaggtcttgaactcctgagctcattcgatccacccacctcggcctcccgaagtactgggattacaggcgtgaggcaccgtgcccagcaatCTAgagtattttcatcaccccaaacagaaCTCCTGTGCCCACTCCTCAGTGtgttctccccaccccagccctaagcaaccacAAATTTAATTTCATCTGTATAAATTTGTGTATTCTGCACATTtcaataaatagaatcatatacaCTATATGGCCTTttatgcctggcttctttcacttagcataatgtttttaagtttcatttgTCCATGTTATAACACTTATTAGTACTTACtttattcctttctatggctgaataatagtccCTTGtgcatatatgccacattttgtttatttctcttaccAATTTCAGTAAAATGTAAAGTCCTTACTCCTTTTAAGTCCCTTTTCCTCTCCatttataacattaaatgttaaataaatatttcctctCTCTATATTGGGAATCATCTCAATGTTGTAATTTATACTTCAACCATCAAGCACCATTTAATAAACTTGAGAGggaaaataaagtctatttattGATATTCTTGCtccttttgttgttttcctttctgaTATTCCAAGATTCCTTCTTATATCATTGCCCTTCTGTTGTAAGGATTTTCTTTAGCCATTCTTTCAAGGTAAGTCTGCTGGTAACAcattcttagttttccttcatctgagaatgtcttgatCTCACCATCATTCCTAAGGACATTTCTGCCAGCTAAAGAATTCTTGGTTGGTATTCCTTTTATGTCATCTCTTGAAAACTGTTGtgccacttccttctggcctccatgtTTTCCGATGAGAAATTCACTgtcattaaaattgtttttcttatgtAGATAAGATGTCGTTTCCTCCTGCTTTcaagaatttttatttgtctttaggccaggcataatggcttgtaatcccagcattttgggaggctgaggtgggcagagcacttgaggtcaggcgctcaagactagactggccaatatggtgaaattcccatctctactaaaaatacaaaaattagctgggcgtggaggcacgtgcctgtaatcccaactactcaggaggctgaggcaggagaatcgctggaacccaggaagcagaggttgcagtgagctgagatcatgcccctgcactccagcctgggcaacagagcaagactctgtctcaaaaaaaaaaagaaaagaaaaaaaagaagaaaagaaaaaattttctttgaCTTTAGTTTTCAAAAGTTTGACTCTGATGTGCCTCAGCATGGATTTCTTTACGTTTATCCTGTTTAGGGTTTGCTTAGCCTTTTGAATCTGTTTGTATTTAACAGGTTTATATTTTTAGCCAAATATGGCAAAATTTTAGACATTGttctttgaatactttttcagctcttccctctttcttctctctttcctggaCTTTGATAACACAAATGATTGAATTTTTGGTTCCACTGGTCCCTGCGGCTCTATTCATTGGTTTTCAGTCTACTTTTCTCTGTTGTTTGGAGTAAATTCTATTCTATCTTCATGTTTCGTGATTTTTTCTTGTGTCCTCTTCATTCTGCCTTGGAACCCATTCATTGAGCTTTAGATTCAGTTATTGTGAGACAAAGTACCATATGTAAGAAGCTATATTTGCTCATTCGGCTTACCAGCAGAAATTCACAAAATTCCTTATCGGTGGAATTTTACAAAGCCCCTGACTCAGTGACTCAGCACCACCCGCTGGAAGAATGTTCTGAAGATGATCAGCAGGATGGAGGACAGCCTGCCGTGTCCCTTGTGTGAATCACAGCAGTTTTAGAAAGGATAAGTTCAGCGATCCTAATCCTAGCCTCTTCCAATACAGAAGATAACAGGATTATCTGACAGGATTAATAATTAGGCCTCTGTAATCTATAACCAGATGTGCCCTCATACCCAAGCCTTGATGTGATTTTGCTCTAATGTAACTTCTGAGCACATTTGATGTAACTTCTAAGCTACATGCAGAGCTGCCACCACCTGTGTATAAACTGTGGCCTAAAACAGTTGGAGCAGTTTAACAGAAACTCTCTGAAAGACTCCGGTTGCAATCTTCAGTAAGAGTTCTGAATAAAATTaacttaggccaggcacggtggctcacacctgtaatcctagcactttgggaggctgaggcgatcGGATctcttgagttcagaagttcaagaccagcctaggcaacatggccaaaccccgtctccacaaaaatacaaaaattggccgggtacagtggcgcatacctctagtcccagctactcggaaggctgaggtgggaggatcgcttgagcccaagagatggagtctgtctgcagtgagccgacattgtgccactgcactccagcctgggtgacagagaccctgtctcaaaaaaaaccaataataactttaattctttaaaagcctgatttttttctttagttgacagtatttttcagttctaaaattttcatttggaaattttatgatggcagagccctcatgaactaatcaccttccaaaggccacacctcttaatactgctacATTAGGGATTAAGTTGCAATCTACGAATATTGGGAGatacattcagactatagcaggCCCCCTCCATTTTCTCCTGAACATGCATGCAGATTTGCTTATGTGCTGTCTTCCAGACCACTTGGGGTAAGTAGGATCTTATCAAGGCCTTTTTTGCCTGTCTCATTCCCTGTATCTCCCTGTTAAATTTATTACTGAACTGTTGATTTATTACTTACCCCAGTCAGTATCAAGACCTCAGAATGTCTCTGATATTGACCTTTCCTGGTTGTTAGCCACTGAGATCACtgttgttttattgtttgtttgtttgttttaagacagagtctgactctgttgtgcgggctggagtgtagtggtgcaatcttggctcactgcaacctcagcctcccgagttcaagcaattatcgtgcctcagcctcctgagtagctgggattacaggcgtgctcctccacgcctggctaatttttgtatttttagtagagacagcattttaccatgttggccacgctgatcttgaactcctgacctcaagtgatccacccccgcttggcctcccaaagtgctgggattacaggtgtgagccaccgtgccctgcctgagATCactgttgtgttgtgttgtgttgtgttgttttgttttgttttattttattttattttgagattaagtctctgtcgcccaggctggagtgcactggtgcaatctcggctcactgcaacctctgcctcccaggctcaagcgattctcctgcctcagcctgagatCACTTGTTTTAAGTGTTGCTCCTGTGCATAGAATTTTCCTCACTGCTCTAAATAAAGTCAGCCCTCTACTGCAGCAGAGCTGCTGGTTCTTTGGGTCTGCCCTTTCTTGGTGGAGCTTCTGTGCCTCAGAGCTGGAAGAGATAGTAACAGCTCTAGATTAAAACACCACAGGCACCTACTGTTCTTACTGAGATCTGAGCTTCAGtagattttcttttactttttcctatCAGAGCTTGTCAGAACActtaatatattgatttttaaaaatattttattttttgtgggtacataggtgtatatatttatggggtacatgacatattttgatacagactacaatgtataaaaatcacatcagggtaaatggggtatccatcacctcaatcaTTTAGCCTTTCTTTGtgtacaaacaatccaattatagtctcagttattttgaaatgtacaataaattattgttgactgtagtcaccctgttgtgctatcaaatactagatcttattcattctatctaattatatttttgtacacaTTAGCCATCCCCACTTCTCCTGCAACCCCACtacccttcctggcctctggtaaccatcattctattctttATCTCCATGAGTCCAATCGcattaatttttagctcccacaaataagtgagaacatgtgaagtgtgtctttttgtgtctggcctatttcacttaatatcttccagttccatccatgttgttgcaaatgacaggatctcattctttttttgtggctgaatggcactccattgtgcatatgtaccacatttcctttatccattcatctgttgacagacacttaggctccttccaaatcttggctattgtgaacagtgctgcaataaacatgggagtgcagatatctcttcaatatacagattttctctctctctctgtctttctttttttcttttctttctttcatacagggtctcactttgtcacccaggttggagtgcaatggcttgatcttggcttgctgcagccttgaactcctaagctcaaagaattctcccacctcagcttcttgagtagctgggactacaggcatgtgccaccatgcctggctaatttatatatatatatatattagagacgggtttcatcatgttgcccaggcttaggattatgttttctatttctgtgaagaatgtcattggtattttgacaggggttgcattgaatctgtagattgcttttggtagtatggtcattttaacaatattgattcttccagtccatgaatatggaatatgtCTCCATTTTTTGTGTcgtcttcaatttctttgtttcACAGTTTTATTGTGgagatatttcacttctttggctaagtttattcctaggtattttattttatttgtaggtattgtaaatgggattactttgctgacttctttttcagatggtttgttgttggcatatagaaatgttattgatttttgtatgttgattttgtattctgcaacttgactgaatttgtttattagtt
This genomic stretch from Pongo pygmaeus isolate AG05252 chromosome X, NHGRI_mPonPyg2-v2.0_pri, whole genome shotgun sequence harbors:
- the UXT gene encoding protein UXT, producing MVFPLPTPQEPIMATPPKRRAVEATGEKVLRYETFISDVLQRDLRKVLDHRDKVYEQLAKYLQLRNVIERLQEAKHSELYMQVDLGCNFFVDTVVPDTSRIYVALGYGFFLELTLAEALKFIDRKSSLLTELSNSLTKDSMNIKAHIHMLLEGLRELQGLQNFPEKPHH